ATCGCTCGTTCCGCGGAACTTGACCAACAGATGCTCTTCGTTGGTGAACGAACCGAGGTTTACGTTTATCTGCTCCCAATCCGCTTCAGAACTTGGCGTGAACGAACCACCTGTGGTGCCACTTACCGTGGCCAATGCACTTCCCGATTTGTTGTAACGCAGCTGCCATGTTTCGCCACAATCTCGCGACACATACACGCGCAAATTGTCTGACGCGCTATTTGACCGCTGCTTGTACGAAAGCTGAAAATAGAGATCCGGATTGTTTATCAGCGTCATATTCACCGAAGGCAGCATGAACTCATCTACACTTCCCAACGGGTTGCCGCTAAAGTTATTCAGGTAAATGCTCTTATTGTCGGTGTGCGCTGCATCCGATTTTTCCCATGTGTTACCGAGGTTGTCAGAAACGACAATGTAATCCTCCGCAGCCGACTCGAAACCTTCAAAACTGAACCAGTTCTGTACCTGCGCCTGTGCCGGAATGACCTGTATGTAATCGGTTTGGGTGTAGCTGTCGCTTCCCTGAGGGTTGCTCACACTCAATGAGACTGAATAGACACCCGGTGACGCATAGGAAACGGTCGGGTTTGCGCTGGTGGAACTGGAAGGCGTGGCACCTGTCAACTGCCAGTCATAAGAGGTCACATCTCCGTTATATGAGTCATCGGTAAATGTTACGTTCTCGCCTGCACAAACGATACGCTGTGCGGCATAGAACTGAGCTACAGGAGCGCATGGCGTTTCGCCCAAAAGCACACCGGTGGCGGTAAGATTGGAACCAGACCAGATGTTGCTGCGGGAACTGGAAAGTGTTGCATCCATCCTACTTTTCTGATTCATGGTGAACATGTTCTGACATGACCCATTTGAATAATCCATGTAATTCTCTACTTGATTTGGCAGATCCGGATTGTCGTTTGAGCATGTATTTGCGTTCAGCGGACAGTTACTTGGCGTTGCCTCTGCCTGCGGTGGCGTGTCATCGCATTGGTCATCAAAAAAACTGTTGCATCCGCCCTGAAATGTGTGGAAAAGACTCAGCCAATGACCTGCCTCATGCGTAAGCGTACGCCCTACACTGCCTGTGTTGGCGGCTGTTCCGATGCTCCCCACATAATCGGCCCGTACCACCACACCATCGGTCTGTGCACTGCCGAAACCCGGAAACTGTGCATAGCCCAGAATGATGCCCTGCCCGCTACCATCGTCTGCAATGCTGGCCACCACCCATACATTGAAGTACTTGTTGCTGGGCCAGTAACTCACACCTTTCACGCCATTGTCGTCAGAGGCATTGTACGTGAGTGGCGACCACACGCGCACCACTCCGTTGGTACAATTTCCCTGCGGGTCGAGTTTGGCAAGGCGGAATTCTACGTTACAATCGGCCGCAACGGGCTTGAAAATAGACCGTGTATTGGCCGTGTCCTCATTCATTCTGCGGTAATCCTCGTTCAGAATGCGTATCTGGTCTTCGA
This region of Flavobacteriales bacterium genomic DNA includes:
- a CDS encoding PKD domain-containing protein, with the protein product MKNTIVLAVLALFAVSSTIAQNAKCGFDRNLERMLAEDPSRWQVIEDLKAQAQDIGRNGSDNERGGGPRIIPTVFHVIHQGGNENISYEQIEDQIRILNEDYRRMNEDTANTRSIFKPVAADCNVEFRLAKLDPQGNCTNGVVRVWSPLTYNASDDNGVKGVSYWPSNKYFNVWVVASIADDGSGQGIILGYAQFPGFGSAQTDGVVVRADYVGSIGTAANTGSVGRTLTHEAGHWLSLFHTFQGGCNSFFDDQCDDTPPQAEATPSNCPLNANTCSNDNPDLPNQVENYMDYSNGSCQNMFTMNQKSRMDATLSSSRSNIWSGSNLTATGVLLGETPCAPVAQFYAAQRIVCAGENVTFTDDSYNGDVTSYDWQLTGATPSSSTSANPTVSYASPGVYSVSLSVSNPQGSDSYTQTDYIQVIPAQAQVQNWFSFEGFESAAEDYIVVSDNLGNTWEKSDAAHTDNKSIYLNNFSGNPLGSVDEFMLPSVNMTLINNPDLYFQLSYKQRSNSASDNLRVYVSRDCGETWQLRYNKSGSALATVSGTTGGSFTPSSEADWEQINVNLGSFTNEEHLLVKFRGTSDAGNNIYIDDIQISGPLGVSDRQQGFQFTIGPNPMLDETTVTLEVANTGAYSISLMDVTGKLVTRLHDGSLAFGTHRFAVQRGMVPASGVYLLEVQGTAGKAVKKLIVQ